A window of the Terriglobia bacterium genome harbors these coding sequences:
- a CDS encoding antibiotic biosynthesis monooxygenase, whose translation MISRIWHGWTAPSNADTYEMLLKEEIFVGIQNRHIRGFKSIQLLRRNVGNEVEFVTIMLFDSLDAVREFAGKDYEAAVVPEKARAVLSRFDDRSQHYEIRSMSR comes from the coding sequence ATGATCAGTCGCATCTGGCATGGCTGGACGGCCCCGAGCAACGCAGATACATACGAGATGTTGCTCAAAGAAGAAATCTTCGTCGGCATTCAAAATCGCCACATTCGTGGCTTTAAGAGCATTCAATTGCTTCGCCGCAATGTCGGAAATGAGGTCGAGTTTGTTACCATCATGTTGTTTGATTCGTTAGATGCGGTCCGCGAATTTGCGGGAAAAGATTATGAAGCAGCCGTTGTCCCGGAGAAGGCAAGAGCGGTACTCTCCCGCTTTGATGATCGATCGCAGCATTATGAAATCAGATCGATGAGCAGATGA
- a CDS encoding PadR family transcriptional regulator produces the protein MLILCALYSKLRGVAEYLGEFEQLVLLALARLGEDAYGVTIRQILMERAGRNASFGAIYSTIRRLEAKGLVRSFKGQPEAVRGGRAKKHVALTARGRAALKATHAAIIRMAEGIRDLNY, from the coding sequence ATGTTGATTTTATGTGCATTGTACAGTAAATTACGTGGCGTGGCTGAATACCTCGGCGAATTCGAGCAGCTCGTCCTGCTGGCGCTTGCGCGCCTGGGCGAGGATGCCTATGGCGTGACGATCCGGCAGATCCTTATGGAGCGCGCCGGGCGCAACGCATCGTTCGGCGCGATCTACAGCACGATTCGCCGGCTCGAAGCCAAGGGGCTGGTGCGGTCCTTCAAGGGCCAACCGGAAGCCGTGCGGGGAGGACGCGCGAAGAAGCACGTCGCGCTCACCGCGCGCGGCAGGGCCGCGCTGAAAGCCACGCACGCGGCGATCATCCGGATGGCCGAAGGCATCAGAGATCTCAACTACTGA
- a CDS encoding lysozyme inhibitor LprI family protein, which yields MWILNIPVFLFFLVPVLAEQRLATTISEAELKRIVTPLGCEDIDKTVIHHLEYFDFDGDGQDEAVTVASTCAAGTGGPDVHSVYTRAANGKIAELPLRDLPFRSNKIPLFGNRNYSLTVEDRKLVARWKDTSDRENPLVVWYNWSRRGFLVDHLKVEGPFQTSYDCAKATTEMDRAICYSPALAAMDVQLGQIYRERMQGLSSDERRILQAQQLQWRIEREKRCTIYKLWVDCLSESYAKRITELKQKW from the coding sequence ATGTGGATTCTAAATATCCCTGTTTTTCTTTTCTTTTTAGTGCCGGTCCTTGCAGAGCAAAGATTGGCGACAACCATTTCCGAAGCGGAACTCAAGCGTATTGTCACACCTCTCGGTTGCGAAGATATTGATAAAACTGTAATTCACCATCTTGAATACTTCGACTTTGATGGCGATGGCCAGGACGAAGCAGTGACTGTCGCATCAACCTGCGCCGCTGGCACTGGCGGACCTGACGTTCACTCAGTCTATACGCGCGCAGCGAATGGAAAGATAGCCGAGCTTCCGCTGAGAGATCTCCCGTTTAGAAGCAACAAGATTCCTCTTTTCGGCAATAGAAACTACAGCCTAACCGTGGAAGATCGGAAGCTCGTAGCCCGATGGAAGGATACTTCCGATCGCGAAAATCCTCTCGTCGTCTGGTACAACTGGAGTCGGAGAGGATTCCTAGTAGACCATCTGAAGGTCGAGGGACCGTTCCAGACCAGTTATGACTGTGCTAAGGCCACAACCGAAATGGATCGAGCGATCTGCTACTCGCCTGCGTTGGCTGCCATGGACGTTCAGCTTGGGCAAATATACCGCGAAAGGATGCAAGGGCTATCATCGGATGAGCGGCGGATCCTCCAAGCACAGCAGCTTCAATGGCGCATTGAGCGTGAAAAACGCTGCACAATTTATAAATTGTGGGTGGATTGCCTCTCCGAAAGCTACGCCAAACGCATAACCGAGCTGAAACAAAAATGGTAA
- a CDS encoding glycosyltransferase — translation MNTEPAETPSISVIIPAFNEAGYISETLKRLSAAEQRFKGIAAADIEILVVDNASTDSTAELARSASATVVYEAEHNVAKVRNRGAAVARHDILVFLDADTLVPPELLLRIARAMTDPQCAGGSVDILHRPVSLILRAYLVFWRVLGLVFGMAQGACQFCRKSIFKELGGYDETWYMGEDVDFYWRLKRLARRRGLRMSFIGELQVIPSPRRFDQWPIWRTLVWTFPPLLFVLKRNREAWGGWYREPPR, via the coding sequence ATGAACACTGAACCTGCGGAGACACCTTCGATATCAGTAATCATCCCGGCCTTTAACGAGGCTGGCTACATCTCCGAGACTCTCAAACGCCTCAGCGCTGCAGAACAGCGCTTCAAAGGTATCGCCGCTGCGGATATCGAGATCCTTGTTGTCGACAATGCAAGTACGGACTCAACGGCCGAGCTTGCCCGGAGCGCCAGTGCTACCGTCGTTTATGAAGCAGAGCACAACGTCGCCAAGGTGAGGAACCGTGGGGCGGCTGTCGCCCGGCACGACATCCTGGTCTTCCTCGACGCGGACACCCTGGTTCCTCCCGAACTGTTGCTCCGAATTGCCCGGGCAATGACGGACCCGCAGTGCGCGGGCGGCTCTGTGGATATATTGCATCGACCTGTCAGCCTCATACTGCGGGCCTACCTGGTTTTTTGGCGGGTTCTTGGGCTTGTCTTCGGCATGGCGCAAGGAGCCTGCCAGTTCTGCCGGAAAAGCATATTCAAAGAGCTCGGCGGCTATGATGAGACGTGGTATATGGGCGAAGACGTCGATTTCTACTGGCGATTGAAGCGGCTGGCGCGACGGCGTGGGCTGCGTATGTCCTTCATCGGGGAGCTTCAGGTGATACCCTCCCCTCGAAGGTTCGACCAATGGCCCATCTGGCGCACACTCGTCTGGACCTTCCCGCCCTTACTTTTCGTGCTCAAGCGAAACAGGGAAGCGTGGGGTGGCTGGTACAGAGAGCCGCCGCGATAG
- a CDS encoding class I SAM-dependent methyltransferase: protein MADLRAADAEDCLPWDDGSYDAITLVAVLHHFFRPKDALSKIDRVLRPGGRVIFKTLRSKSYSSGSISWTEIRFPYPPAVRRGLSLLSPGNSIQGFNRTSTAARSRERASGSAGRSVVPSLQPDTPAAELVPSIS from the coding sequence ATGGCAGATTTGCGCGCAGCGGATGCAGAAGACTGCCTGCCTTGGGATGACGGGAGCTACGACGCCATAACTTTGGTAGCAGTCCTCCATCACTTTTTCAGGCCGAAGGACGCTCTTTCCAAAATCGATCGCGTCCTGCGACCTGGAGGTCGAGTAATATTCAAAACATTGAGAAGCAAATCGTATTCGAGCGGCTCTATCTCCTGGACAGAAATCCGATTCCCATATCCCCCTGCAGTTCGCCGAGGGCTTTCTCTCCTATCACCGGGAAACTCAATTCAGGGATTCAATCGGACCTCAACCGCCGCGAGAAGCAGAGAGCGAGCTTCAGGATCCGCCGGCCGGTCCGTGGTTCCATCATTGCAGCCTGATACGCCAGCTGCCGAGCTTGTCCCCTCCATATCGTAG
- a CDS encoding YfhO family protein has product MQKPSSFPFDTAYRWAIPAFLGAFAVVCYWNVLFTDRGTFPFDAANFFYPYLSYVHEELRNFHLPLWNPFVMSGYPIVGDMEAQIFYPINWLFVLLNPSSPLPFRLFEIQLVFHFFLAGLFMFYLARDLTGRIAPALLSGLIFMSSGAMVAHTQHFAIVNSMAWYPLIFLVARRALKSGNLFWTVSAGVIYGIQLLAGHWQHSVYMGFLLFLYFAYRACFGPIRSKLWPRWILQLLGIAAIGAALALVQILPSVELGLRSVRSQLTYSDISTGNSPAYLWTLILPNIFGGLHDVPMNRTYDLSLVYVFITIPGLLLAFLGLVETIRRRNFYYSGTLLLLVFFSFGHHGPLGKVLYAIPVLNMFRNPGMFFDPANFLLCLVTAFGVHALFGKDPWSRLKEYLPWILAALLVFAALSGLIWHLGGKIHGWYEMLTVLALFFLVAAAFLRNRLHRSVALGMILALVIFQIIYNNMNQVFNWSPNNPQTYATWEYALGSPKGLRFLRSDPKSDFRVGAIAEHILSTNGWNIWRIPAIYGWNPITLQDYQNYIQEFTQPAEYTTPRVFGDHELDSPMLDLLGTKYFLYAGPEFETENLSKQPGKFKHVFTDTEYWRIYENRDYLSRAWFFPRAYTVQGGVLATGLMKSRWFQARRTLLFDRNILTNEAAQLTQDLPSMQLLPDQVEGHSAGRAAADTACSQPQRYYRDWGGEGSWIRFDVAGTVVPGRYTILMRYTAGESERAPAVETIVENGGRRQTNGPVILPRTQNWNCASVRTTELGEFDLDPGTNKITLTLRRKHPVNLYSLWLVRLPDAPPVEPGQFSFRDFLYTSNHISLTAQLPQKGFILLNEVNYPGWEASVNGSPTPIYQTDGIFRALILEGGEHKIKLIFRPWNFRLGAAISLLTSLLFMAYAAICLRRKLKKQVDSHSSVTSR; this is encoded by the coding sequence TTGCAAAAGCCTTCCTCCTTCCCATTTGACACCGCTTACCGGTGGGCGATCCCCGCATTCCTTGGTGCTTTTGCAGTGGTTTGCTACTGGAATGTGCTTTTTACCGATCGCGGCACTTTCCCGTTTGATGCAGCGAATTTTTTCTATCCTTATTTGAGCTACGTTCATGAAGAGCTGCGGAATTTCCATCTGCCGCTGTGGAATCCATTTGTCATGTCGGGGTATCCCATTGTCGGTGACATGGAAGCGCAGATCTTTTATCCCATCAACTGGCTGTTCGTTCTCCTCAACCCATCCTCTCCGCTGCCCTTCAGGCTGTTCGAAATCCAGCTCGTTTTTCATTTTTTCCTGGCCGGCCTCTTCATGTTCTACCTCGCCCGTGACTTGACCGGCCGAATTGCTCCTGCGCTGCTCAGCGGGCTGATCTTCATGTCCAGCGGTGCGATGGTTGCTCATACGCAGCACTTCGCTATTGTCAATTCGATGGCGTGGTACCCCCTCATTTTTCTTGTCGCGCGGCGTGCGCTCAAGAGCGGCAATCTGTTCTGGACCGTATCGGCCGGGGTGATCTATGGGATTCAACTGTTGGCGGGTCATTGGCAGCATTCCGTCTACATGGGGTTCCTGCTTTTTCTCTATTTCGCATACCGGGCGTGTTTCGGTCCGATTCGATCGAAACTATGGCCCCGATGGATCCTCCAACTGCTTGGGATTGCAGCCATCGGGGCAGCGCTGGCCCTGGTTCAAATTCTGCCCAGTGTCGAACTGGGATTGCGATCGGTTCGCTCCCAACTGACGTACTCGGACATCAGCACGGGCAATTCCCCTGCTTATCTCTGGACGCTTATCCTTCCCAACATCTTTGGCGGCCTGCACGACGTCCCGATGAATCGTACTTACGACCTGAGCCTGGTCTACGTATTCATTACGATACCGGGCCTGTTGCTTGCGTTCCTGGGGCTCGTCGAAACGATCCGCCGCCGCAACTTCTACTATTCAGGCACCCTGCTCTTGCTTGTCTTCTTTTCTTTCGGCCATCATGGACCCTTGGGGAAAGTGCTATATGCAATACCGGTGCTGAACATGTTCCGCAATCCCGGCATGTTCTTTGACCCCGCAAATTTCCTGCTCTGTCTGGTCACGGCGTTCGGAGTTCATGCGCTCTTCGGGAAAGATCCATGGAGTCGTCTGAAAGAATACTTGCCCTGGATTTTGGCGGCCTTGCTGGTCTTCGCAGCACTCTCGGGCCTGATTTGGCATCTTGGCGGGAAGATTCACGGCTGGTACGAAATGCTTACTGTTCTGGCCCTGTTTTTTCTTGTGGCTGCTGCTTTTCTTCGGAACCGGCTCCACCGGTCCGTTGCCCTGGGCATGATTCTCGCCCTGGTTATCTTTCAAATCATTTACAACAATATGAACCAGGTGTTTAACTGGTCGCCCAACAATCCTCAAACCTACGCCACCTGGGAATACGCCCTCGGCAGCCCCAAGGGTCTCCGATTTTTGCGTTCAGATCCCAAATCGGATTTCCGCGTCGGCGCCATTGCCGAACATATCCTGAGCACAAACGGCTGGAACATCTGGCGTATTCCTGCAATATACGGCTGGAATCCCATCACTCTTCAGGATTACCAGAACTACATCCAGGAGTTCACCCAGCCGGCTGAATATACCACGCCGCGCGTATTCGGCGATCACGAATTGGACTCCCCCATGTTGGATCTGCTGGGCACAAAATATTTCCTGTACGCCGGGCCGGAGTTCGAAACGGAAAACCTTTCCAAACAGCCCGGCAAGTTCAAGCACGTGTTCACGGATACAGAATATTGGCGCATCTATGAGAACAGGGACTACCTCTCCCGTGCGTGGTTCTTTCCCCGGGCCTACACGGTTCAAGGTGGAGTGCTGGCGACAGGCCTGATGAAATCGCGTTGGTTTCAAGCCAGGCGAACACTTCTGTTTGACAGGAATATTCTGACGAACGAGGCGGCACAATTGACCCAGGACCTTCCGTCCATGCAGCTCCTGCCCGATCAGGTGGAGGGGCACTCCGCCGGCCGCGCGGCTGCCGACACGGCTTGCAGCCAACCGCAGAGGTACTACAGAGATTGGGGCGGCGAGGGGAGTTGGATACGCTTCGATGTCGCAGGGACGGTTGTGCCGGGACGCTACACGATTCTCATGCGCTATACCGCGGGGGAATCAGAGAGGGCACCCGCAGTTGAAACGATAGTGGAAAACGGCGGCCGTCGGCAAACCAACGGCCCGGTGATCCTGCCGCGCACGCAAAATTGGAACTGCGCCAGCGTTCGCACCACGGAATTGGGAGAGTTCGATCTTGACCCCGGCACCAACAAGATCACGCTCACACTGCGGCGCAAGCACCCGGTGAATCTCTACTCTCTCTGGCTCGTGCGTCTGCCTGATGCACCGCCCGTTGAACCAGGACAGTTTTCGTTTCGCGATTTTCTCTACACCTCGAACCACATCTCATTGACCGCACAACTTCCTCAGAAGGGTTTCATTCTTCTGAATGAAGTCAATTATCCAGGCTGGGAAGCATCCGTGAATGGAAGTCCAACCCCAATCTATCAGACCGATGGGATCTTCCGGGCACTTATACTCGAGGGCGGAGAGCATAAAATAAAACTCATATTTCGCCCATGGAACTTTCGGCTGGGGGCAGCCATTTCCTTGCTCACTTCGCTTCTATTCATGGCGTATGCTGCCATCTGCTTGAGAAGGAAGCTGAAAAAGCAAGTTGATTCCCATTCATCTGTTACAAGCCGTTAG
- a CDS encoding ABC transporter permease → MRHPLNWLLMAIRRDDGEAILGDLEQEYRSRPKSSLGWFGAQFWYAWELLAAVAHGIRDEFNCCATGFRGLEGGHMRSLTRLFSTHRGYAAVSTFVLAVAVGINLLVFTVVNALWIRPLPFPEPERVVTILHPFGTPTTLEQPTLRIFTGGVAGQVETTDLSAALRPQIEIEGQIPETLGVTSGYFRVLGLTIRGRDFTPEDERDGAEAVAIISDRLWSRSFGRRPDVIGAVLPAKPLQIRVIGVAPRGFGGARRGEQADLWIQTSLVRRLAPGRWKGDPPGLMVFGRLGPGQTATMVQRRYRELMEVPGGREELARVLSRLPQDSLPTVTPLSEVYGSPDTRTFRIHEGNAFLVVSGLALLVLLGGCATLAALVLVHYERRRPELALKVTLGAERWRLVFELVRELSWIGVTGSAGGILVAILGSRVVPALGLPGGVDIGRLDLSIDWRVCAVAIIATVLTLLVAAARPVVHSTRLRLAGEVLSGPSTTSRASHRVRQTLLALQVCATIIVMVAAGLFVRAVNYGFGRAPGFDVDRTVFVSVQERLPEASLRDFDIDRVDALVAERAARLTSALRELPGASEVAEGISPISPDSLRSRSNPRTVRVQDHEYQLLVGTLGGSPNLLSTLGVPILAGRPLNAADITSAPRPAVITRSLAERLWPDGGALGRTLQMPLRRGGGAYVVVGIAPDLAFGSLAQPGSGVIVTAEPYRPVLPVTNLVIRTDHPEMVAGMVRRTIKGEVVQVATGKEVIARDIGRQRLGAWFFSGFGLAALLLGVGGAFGLVAYLAESRRREFGIRLALGADMSHLVRRGLAAALAPVSAGVAAGLILAGIVSQVFAALLAGISALDAVTYLLVAVTMLSCATIAALAAAWRLRRTNPCDALRAT, encoded by the coding sequence GTGCGTCACCCCCTGAATTGGCTGCTTATGGCAATCCGCCGGGACGATGGCGAGGCCATCCTCGGCGACCTCGAGCAGGAGTACCGTTCTCGTCCGAAGTCATCCCTCGGATGGTTCGGGGCCCAGTTTTGGTACGCCTGGGAGCTGCTCGCGGCGGTTGCGCATGGGATTCGCGACGAGTTCAATTGTTGTGCGACCGGGTTCAGGGGATTGGAAGGAGGCCATATGCGAAGCTTGACCCGCTTGTTCAGCACCCACCGCGGGTACGCCGCTGTGTCGACCTTTGTGCTGGCGGTGGCGGTCGGAATCAACCTGCTGGTGTTCACCGTGGTCAACGCGCTCTGGATTCGCCCTTTACCGTTCCCTGAGCCCGAACGCGTCGTGACCATCCTGCATCCATTCGGGACCCCTACGACTCTCGAGCAACCGACGCTTAGGATTTTTACGGGTGGTGTTGCCGGTCAAGTAGAAACCACCGACCTTTCCGCCGCGCTTCGCCCTCAGATCGAAATCGAGGGCCAGATCCCTGAAACGCTTGGTGTCACGTCCGGCTACTTCAGGGTATTGGGTCTGACCATCCGCGGCAGGGACTTCACGCCCGAAGACGAGCGGGACGGCGCCGAAGCGGTCGCGATTATCAGCGACCGTCTCTGGTCGCGCTCCTTCGGACGCCGCCCCGACGTGATCGGTGCGGTCCTGCCCGCAAAGCCACTCCAGATCAGGGTCATCGGGGTTGCGCCGCGGGGCTTCGGAGGCGCACGCCGCGGGGAGCAGGCGGACCTGTGGATCCAGACCAGTCTCGTACGTCGCCTCGCGCCTGGCCGATGGAAGGGGGATCCGCCGGGACTTATGGTCTTTGGCCGGCTCGGGCCCGGCCAGACCGCGACGATGGTGCAACGGCGGTATCGCGAGCTGATGGAGGTACCGGGGGGGCGAGAAGAATTAGCGAGGGTGTTGTCGAGGCTCCCTCAGGATTCTCTGCCAACGGTTACTCCGCTGAGCGAGGTCTACGGCTCGCCGGATACGCGGACGTTCAGGATCCACGAGGGCAACGCCTTCCTCGTGGTCTCCGGGCTGGCCCTGCTCGTGCTCCTCGGCGGATGTGCGACGCTCGCGGCGCTGGTTCTGGTGCACTACGAGCGACGCCGGCCCGAGCTCGCGCTCAAGGTCACGCTGGGCGCAGAGCGCTGGCGGCTCGTCTTTGAGCTGGTGCGAGAGTTGTCGTGGATCGGCGTAACGGGAAGCGCAGGCGGAATCCTGGTCGCCATTCTCGGATCGCGAGTGGTGCCTGCGCTGGGCTTGCCGGGAGGCGTTGACATCGGCAGGCTGGACCTGTCGATCGACTGGCGTGTGTGTGCGGTGGCGATCATTGCAACGGTCTTAACCCTTCTCGTGGCCGCAGCGCGGCCTGTCGTCCATTCGACGCGCCTTCGCCTGGCAGGTGAGGTGCTATCGGGTCCCTCCACGACTTCGCGGGCGTCCCACCGCGTGCGCCAGACACTTCTCGCCCTTCAGGTGTGCGCGACGATCATTGTCATGGTAGCTGCCGGTCTCTTTGTCAGGGCCGTGAACTATGGATTCGGGAGGGCGCCCGGCTTCGACGTTGACCGAACGGTGTTCGTGTCGGTTCAAGAGCGCTTGCCGGAGGCCAGCCTGCGAGACTTCGACATTGATCGGGTGGACGCTCTCGTTGCCGAACGCGCGGCGCGATTGACCTCAGCCCTTCGCGAATTGCCCGGTGCGAGCGAGGTGGCAGAGGGTATTTCACCGATAAGTCCGGATTCCTTGAGGAGTCGGAGCAATCCCAGGACGGTAAGGGTGCAGGATCACGAGTACCAACTGCTGGTTGGTACGTTGGGCGGCAGTCCAAATCTGTTGTCTACCCTCGGCGTCCCGATCCTCGCAGGCCGGCCGTTGAACGCGGCAGATATTACATCGGCCCCTCGTCCGGCCGTGATCACCCGGTCGCTCGCCGAGCGGCTGTGGCCGGACGGAGGCGCACTGGGCCGGACGCTCCAGATGCCACTGCGGAGAGGGGGCGGGGCCTATGTCGTCGTTGGGATCGCTCCCGACCTGGCGTTCGGGTCATTGGCGCAACCTGGCAGCGGTGTCATCGTGACGGCTGAACCATACAGGCCCGTGCTGCCTGTTACCAACCTGGTAATACGGACCGACCACCCCGAGATGGTTGCGGGGATGGTCCGCCGGACGATCAAGGGAGAGGTCGTTCAAGTGGCGACAGGCAAAGAGGTGATCGCTCGCGATATCGGCCGCCAGCGGCTGGGAGCGTGGTTCTTCTCCGGATTCGGTCTGGCGGCGCTGCTTCTGGGTGTTGGCGGCGCGTTTGGCCTCGTGGCCTATCTCGCCGAGTCCCGGCGACGCGAATTCGGTATACGGCTTGCCTTGGGCGCGGACATGTCGCACCTGGTGCGCCGCGGACTCGCCGCCGCATTGGCTCCCGTATCGGCCGGCGTTGCCGCCGGGCTCATTCTTGCTGGAATCGTGTCCCAGGTGTTTGCGGCTCTCCTTGCCGGAATCAGCGCTTTGGACGCTGTCACCTACCTGCTGGTGGCGGTGACAATGCTGAGCTGTGCCACGATTGCGGCACTGGCAGCCGCGTGGCGCCTCCGGCGAACGAATCCTTGCGACGCGCTTCGCGCAACCTGA